The Sphingobacteriales bacterium region TTCCGCCCCATGAAAGTTGAACAAACAATTATGGCTTTGAAGGTTACTGAATGGAGAAAAATCAATGGTACTGCGACCAAAATAGGAGAAATTACCCGTGATGTTCATTACATGTTTATAAGTTGTCCAACATCGAATAATCCTGTACTAAACGGAACAGCGGTAAAACACATTTGTGCGGGTGATTCAGTAACATTGCCAATTTATTCTTCCGATGCTGACGTAAATGATTGGGTAACGCTCACTGCTTATAATTTACCACCGGGTGCTGTCTGGACCGACAATAACGGATTGGTTAAAAATCCCACCGGAATGGTCAGGTGGCGTACCAAACCATCCGATATTTCCACACAGCCTTATAATATTCTTATCAAGGCGAAAGACAACAGTTGCACTGTCACAGGGCAATCATCACAGGTTTTCAGTATTTATGTCCATCCAGGTGTCTCGGCAAAAATTAAATATCAAAAACTACCCTGCAACCAATATAAACTGATTGCTGATGAAATTATCGGGACTTCTTTCTATAAATGGTATGTAAATGAAATCTCAGTCAACGGATTGATAACTATTGATAAAGCAGGAACTTATATAACCCGTCTGGAGCTAATAGGACAATCCTGCACATTCAATGTTTTTGACACTTTACAAATTACTTCTGTACTTAAATGCAAACTTCCCAACGATACCGTGCTTTGTCCGGGGAATTCTGTTACAGTATTACCCAACATTACCGGAGCACAGGGAAAAGTAAACTACCTCTGGAATACAGGCGACAGTTCCTCTTCCCTGCAAATCGGACCGCTTTATCAGGATACCATGATCATTTTGAATGTCAGTGATTCTATGTTCTGCCACTCCGATACCATGTTCATTAAATTTGATAATTTCGGAGTAACTATTTCTCAGGATAATATTGTTTGTCCCGGTCAGGCTTCTGAATTGACTGCCTATCCTCTTTTCGACAAAGGAAAACAGGCTAAATCCTTCCTTTGGCTCGATTTATCCTGTTCCTGTCCGAAATCTTATGCAGATACAGTAGTTATTTATAGCAGCGGAGCATTTTCCTGTACTGTAACTGATGAATTCGGATGCACAGCTTCCGATACTTTTATAGCAACTTTTCATCAAAAACCTCAGATTACCATCTCTCCTCTGCCTTCTAAATGCCTCAACGATTCCGATTTTAACCTGAATCCTTATGCCTCGCCTCCGGGTGGTTTATGGCTGGCTCAACAACAAAACCTCATTGAAAATGATACCTTTTTTATCTCAAAAGCTCAGGCCGGACAATACCTGTTGTTTTATCAATATACTGACCCCTCTACTTCCTGCTCCAATACTGAAAAAACCACTCTTACCATAAAAAAATACCCGGAAATTTCAATTATCAAGCCTTTCAGTTTCTGTAATCTCAATACCCTTATTGATCTTTCTGATTACGTCTCTCCTGCAAAAGGAATCTGGGACAGTCTGCATCCGGCAATCGTCAATGCTCATTATTTCAATCCGCATCTGGCGGCTGCCTCATCCCTGCCATTGATTTACCTGGTTGAGGATACAAATTCATGCAGGAACTCAAGAGAAATCAATTATGTCATCAACCCCGTTCCTGTGGTGGATTTCAGTGCCGACCAAACACAGGGCTATTTTCCGCTAAGTGTTCAGTTCACAAACCTGAGCACGGTGAGCAGTGGTTCGCTTGATTATCTGTGGTATTTCGGGGATGGCGACAGTTCAGTACTGGAGGATCCTTCGCACGTCTTCCTGAACACAGGACAGTATGATGTCCGGTTGATCGCAGTGAGTGATTCTTTGTGCCGCGCAGAACGGACAAAACCGAAATTCATCGAAGTATTTGCCTCACTCCCAGACC contains the following coding sequences:
- a CDS encoding PKD domain-containing protein, which encodes MKGKKIILLIILIISSFFISLPMVKATHMLGADITWACIGKDSFVIKLVIYRDCNGVNLGTPSISIECAYTGVNITTFSISKPPPVDITPVCTSSCTRCQSTGCSFPYGIEQYTFTKLVVLSNAGSCCDLIISYQECCRNSTITTGAANTNFYIDAKMNRCQNPCDNSPSFTNPPIAIICVGQDFIFNHGVFDVDIDSNGDLIDSLSYSWTQPLTGAGSYAPWTSPYSYDKPLLFWGFPYANQSSPLGFHLDPFTGNISFRPMKVEQTIMALKVTEWRKINGTATKIGEITRDVHYMFISCPTSNNPVLNGTAVKHICAGDSVTLPIYSSDADVNDWVTLTAYNLPPGAVWTDNNGLVKNPTGMVRWRTKPSDISTQPYNILIKAKDNSCTVTGQSSQVFSIYVHPGVSAKIKYQKLPCNQYKLIADEIIGTSFYKWYVNEISVNGLITIDKAGTYITRLELIGQSCTFNVFDTLQITSVLKCKLPNDTVLCPGNSVTVLPNITGAQGKVNYLWNTGDSSSSLQIGPLYQDTMIILNVSDSMFCHSDTMFIKFDNFGVTISQDNIVCPGQASELTAYPLFDKGKQAKSFLWLDLSCSCPKSYADTVVIYSSGAFSCTVTDEFGCTASDTFIATFHQKPQITISPLPSKCLNDSDFNLNPYASPPGGLWLAQQQNLIENDTFFISKAQAGQYLLFYQYTDPSTSCSNTEKTTLTIKKYPEISIIKPFSFCNLNTLIDLSDYVSPAKGIWDSLHPAIVNAHYFNPHLAAASSLPLIYLVEDTNSCRNSREINYVINPVPVVDFSADQTQGYFPLSVQFTNLSTVSSGSLDYLWYFGDGDSSVLEDPSHVFLNTGQYDVRLIAVSDSLCRAERTKPKFIEVFASLPDLLTGVVSLYPNPAQDKVIIESTSKIDKVILCNFLGAKIRETDANNESKINLECGKLPSGLYLLKVYDKKGDVYVFQVVFK